The following proteins are co-located in the Papaver somniferum cultivar HN1 unplaced genomic scaffold, ASM357369v1 unplaced-scaffold_128, whole genome shotgun sequence genome:
- the LOC113331762 gene encoding serrate RNA effector molecule-like, translating to MSYKQFIQELEDDILLAEVERRYQEYISEYISTQKRTFFDAHKDDEWLKDKYHPTNLVSVTERRDQFRGLDKDRSHG from the exons ATGTCGTATAAGCAATTTATTCAAGAGCTTGAAGATGACATACTGCTGGCTGAAGTTGAGCGCAG GTATCAGGAATACATATCAGAGTACATTTCTACTCAGAAACGTACTTTCTTTGATGCACACAAGGATGACGAGTG GCTAAAAGACAAATATCACCCAACAAATTTAGTATCAGTTACTGAAAG GAGAGATCAATTTAGGGGTCTTGACAAAGATAGATCTCATGGATAA